The Xenopus laevis strain J_2021 chromosome 4L, Xenopus_laevis_v10.1, whole genome shotgun sequence genomic sequence CATCACgctgctccgcccctttttactTCACAACCAGCCCATTTACCCTTGGCCCGCCCTTCTTTGCGTCACGGCGTTACCGCCCCCCCATCACTGGccggtacatttttttaaaaaaggtggcaaccctacttggacTCCAAGTCATACTCAAGGCCAATGGCAGCAGAAGAAGATTAACACAGTCCTGCTCCTGCTCCAGAGGAACTTTCCAACCAGTGGGATAGAAATCTGCCCAATTCTCAATAGAATCAGCACAggaatttctttttattattatttcaaaccCGGGACTGTCCAAACCTCTGTTAGAGAAGGAAACCCATTAGCCCCAAAGGCCAGACACTGTACAGTGACCCATAAAGGGTTTTGTTGCCCCAATTGATCAGAACTGGAGGAAATTAAGATTCCTCTTCACTAATTCCCACGGGCCCACCCAGGACTCCCGTATCCCCGGCACTTCTTTATGTGCCATTTTACCAGTATGTGTTTACTACTCTCCCAATTACACCAGGTAtaaatgaggggggggggaaatgatatttcagggtttaataataaaataaataaacaataggcAGAAAATATTCTCAAATCAAATCCCTTTTTATTAAACTCATATGAACAGTCTTCCACTTTACACTCTCAGGTTCAGGATATAAAAGTAAATCCCACTTTCCCAATTTCCAGTGTAATTATCCCCGTGTCACTGGTGCAGGGACAAAGGAGAAGAATCATCCGGCCTGGGAATGGGGGCAGATTTGTTCCTCTGATTATTGTTTCCCGTCAGTATCAAAGTCCAGAACGAGCACCTTTGTTGGCTCAGACGTGAATCTGGATCTCTTGGAAACGGCACAGACGAGTTTTGTGTCGGACACGTGGAACTGGGTGAAACAAGGCCCTTTTGTTTGGGACAGCGCCAGATTCAGCAGAAATGCACCACTTTTCCAGTCCCACAGCATCATGGTTCCATCATAGGAGCTAGCAATCACACAGTTCCTTCTGAGCTGCAGACTTTCCATTCGGCTTGGGATTTGGTCCGGACCCCGCAATGTACATAAGCACCGCCCTGCGTTAATGTCCCACACTTTAGCGGTGCAGTCGGAATTTCCACACACAAGAATATTTCCAGCCAGTGCCACTGCACTAATAGCGAATGGGTACCCACTTAGTGTCTGGATACATCGCCCAGTTTCCATATCCCAGACCCTTATGGTGGTCCTGTCAGACACAGTGACAACTCGGCCCCCATCAAACTCTAAAGTAGAAGTCTTGTCGGCGGGACCTTGCAGAGTGAGCAGGCAGATCCCTCTCTCCGGGTCCCATATTCTTACTGTAGAATCATAAGCAAAGCTCACCACTCTTTGGCCATGATATCTGACACATTTGATAAAGTCTTGGTGCCCCCTGAGGACATGAAGGCACTGGCCTGTCTCAATATCCCAAACTCGGATGGTTTTGTCTTGGGAACCACTTACTGCCCTTTGGCCACAGAGATGGACGCACTCTACGGCGGCGGTGTGGCCAAACAGGGTGTGAATGCAGACGCCGCTCTCTGCATTCCATACTTTTAACGTTTGATCCAAAGATCCGCTAATTATTACATCAGCCCTCATTTGTGTTGTAAATATGATATCTGTGTGGCCAACCAGAGTTATCAAACATTCTCCAGTGACTGATGACCACACCTTTATGGTGTTCCAACGGTCACTCGTGAGTATTCTCCTCCCATCGAATTCCATACGTACAATGACTTCATCGTCGTGCCTTAGACGTAAGTTTATTGACTTGAATCTTCCTTGGTGCCAGTTGGTATTGATCCTGTGCTGGTTCATGTAGGCTCTCTTCCATGGACCGGCCGTAAAACCAGGATCTCTGCTTTTTGTCATGTCCGGCGGTTCTGCGATCCGATCAGCCTTGCACTTTCCCTGCCACAGACCTTCATCCTCAGCCAACTGTCTCCAGCGCTGGCAAGTCTGTGCCACCTGCAGGATCTCCTTGCCATCAAGGTACCAGAGGATGCGCAATGCCAACTCATCGGGTAACCAGGAGAACAAGTCCTCAGGAGCACTGGTCTCCATTGTACCCTTCTTTGCTTCTCCTTCCGGTTCACACCAGTTTAGCTGCAATATTATTCCTGAAAGCTGGGGGAGGCAACAGTAATCTGACCTTTGTTCTGAGCTGGTTCCACTGATCCCCCAGCAGGAGTGGCAGTTAGCAAGGTCCACATGGGCAGGTCCTTGGGAATTGAAGCTGCTGGCCAGATAAACAAAGGCAGCTCCTAGGGAACAGAAGATCCCAGGAGGACTGGGAATTCCCAAGGAATGAGAATAGAAAGCACGTGATTGAAGTGGTGCAGCAGCTTTGTGACACCCACTTTCCTTTGTGTCAATCATTGCCTGTCCCTCTCCCCCATGCACTCAGCTGGGATGTAGCAGCCAATAGGAAGAGAGCCAGAAAAGGACACTGAGAATGCTATTGGCTGTTATGGAAGCCACCAGCTAGTGACAGAAGGAGCATTTGTGCCTCAGTCAGGGGTGGAGCTGCTGGGGTAGAAGAAGTAATGACCCCTGAGGGGTAGAAATGGGGAATGTGAGTAATGGCAAAAACTCCTACTGCACCCAGAATCTATTCCATATCTTTGTGTTATATCCAGTGTGACCACATGCAGCAAAACTTCTCGAGGACCCTCTTCCCATCCACAAGAATGTCAACTGTCGCTAGAAAAACATCCGACCCCGGTGTTATTTAATGGCACCAAATGATCACTCATTtggacacaaaatgcaacacaacTTTTCATAGGCGCACTCTCACCCAGTAGAGGGGTACCTGCTGCGTTCCcctttttattgccaataaacaGAATGGGTGATGCATATCAGCAACAATACTTTAGGGtaaaactacatgggagattctCATCAGATTttatgggtcagattttatctgatcatgCCATGCAACACCACACAACTCTGTGCAACACCACACAACCCTGTGCAACATCACACAACTCTGTGCAACACCACGCAACTCTGTGCAACACCACACAACCCTGTGCAATACCACACAACTCCGTGCAACACCACACAACCCTGTGCAATACCACACAACTCTGTGCAACACCACACAACTCTGTGCAACATCACACAACTCTGTGCAACACCACGCAACTCTGTGCAACACCACGCAACTCTGCAACACCACACAACTCTGTGCAACATCACACAACTCTGTGCAACATCACACAACTCTGTGCAACACCACACAACTCTGTGCAACACCACACAACTCTGTGCAACACCACGCAACTCCGTGCAACACCACGCAACTCTGTGCAACACCACGCAACTCTGTGCAACACCACACAACTCTGTGCAACACCACGAAACTCTGTGCAACATCACACAACTCTGTGCAACATCACGCAACTCCGTGCAACACCACGCAACTCCGTGCAACACCACGCAACTCTGTGCAACACCACGCAACTCCGTGCAACACCACGCAACTCTGTGCAACACCACACAACCCTGTGCAACATCACACAACTCTGTGCAACATCACACAACTCTGTGCAACACCACACAACTCCATGCAACACCACACAAAAGCACAAgtttttgtaggatgctacaaaatctgatgcccCAGGTTAGACTGTAAAGTCcgatcagataaagtcagatggagTGTTTTGTTCGTACGTTTACATCCGtcagtcaatatatttcaatgaggaaaaaaagaCTTTCCAGCAGAACTCCACAATCCGATGTGCTGTGGCGACCAGTCGGAGgggcagaatataatgtaagttaacGAAACATCGCAGCTACAAACGACATGCACCCGACTAtcagatgaagatgcagcatgcgGCGTTCACATCCGACTGACGGATCCATGTCGTTTGTAGCTGCGATGTTTCgttaacttacattatattctgcattTCCTCGGATCATGGAGTTCTGCCCTCAAtcttgttggatgaagacgcagagatcacatccgacagttgtgtcattTGGGaaattttccatgtagtttaTGAATCCGATTTTTGtgtcagtcccattatattttaacccacAAGACATCTGACTTGTAGGATGCGTTTTGTCAATCTGGCACCGTCCTACAAAAGCGctcatggagttcagcccttactgTTGATAAATATATGTTACGGGCGTTATATTCAACCCTTTAAGCGCTGCAATGCATTGTCGCCAGGGTTGCCAATAAACAAGAGCTGCAGCATTGATCAAAGTAAAAGCCAAAATTGTACAATATGTTGTGTCGTCACTATGGTTCCCGTGCGGTGACACCAGAGATTCTGTACTCTACCGCACTACTAGAGTTAAATGTGTGCACTTAGTTATAAAGTGACCCTGACATCATAGATgcagaattttaaaaagtatctCATTTATTTTCCCATAGAGAATAAAGTGCTCCGGCTAAGCTTCAGTAATGGAGAAACAGAAACCATGTTGTGCGGTGCTGTTTGTGGTTTCCAGTCGTTCGGACATGGGGCCGTGGGTTGGAGATCGTAAGGGATCTGCCTTTCAGCACTGACCCCAATCTACAAAGAATAGACTGTTGCTCATAACGATTCATTTGGAGATCTCTTCATCTCTCTGGGCAGGAAAATTTGAGGGATTTGCTCAGTCTAAGAAAATTCACAGGTTTTACTAttcttcatattttttcataaatatccaGCACCATAATCTTTTTGGCCTTACAATCTGAGCCCCAGGTTCTCGCACAGACACGTTTTGTATTAGAGATGTAAATACGagtcacaaaaatgtaatttttttccactCCGATCATTTTACTCAGATACCCCAGAGGGGCACAGTCCCAAAATCTGTTTCTCATCACAAA encodes the following:
- the LOC108713709 gene encoding F-box/WD repeat-containing protein 7-like: MIDTKESGCHKAAAPLQSRAFYSHSLGIPSPPGIFCSLGAAFVYLASSFNSQGPAHVDLANCHSCWGISGTSSEQRSDYCCLPQLSGIILQLNWCEPEGEAKKGTMETSAPEDLFSWLPDELALRILWYLDGKEILQVAQTCQRWRQLAEDEGLWQGKCKADRIAEPPDMTKSRDPGFTAGPWKRAYMNQHRINTNWHQGRFKSINLRLRHDDEVIVRMEFDGRRILTSDRWNTIKVWSSVTGECLITLVGHTDIIFTTQMRADVIISGSLDQTLKVWNAESGVCIHTLFGHTAAVECVHLCGQRAVSGSQDKTIRVWDIETGQCLHVLRGHQDFIKCVRYHGQRVVSFAYDSTVRIWDPERGICLLTLQGPADKTSTLEFDGGRVVTVSDRTTIRVWDMETGRCIQTLSGYPFAISAVALAGNILVCGNSDCTAKVWDINAGRCLCTLRGPDQIPSRMESLQLRRNCVIASSYDGTMMLWDWKSGAFLLNLALSQTKGPCFTQFHVSDTKLVCAVSKRSRFTSEPTKVLVLDFDTDGKQ